The window ATAAACTAACCTTATCACATTCAGGGCACCGGTACTCGATATGCACGATCCTCGAGCATCTGTGCTGCGCCAACGCGAACGCGTCCCCATACAGCCGCCGGCATAACCGGCAGATGTACCGGCCCAGGCGGTTCTCTATGCTCGCGATCAGCGCCTTGGCCTCCTCCGTCACCTCTACCACGTTGAATGCAGGGTCTATGTCGCCCTAGAATAATAAATCTGTGATTACAGGGCTTGGACCACTCCAAAAGCTCGAATGCTAAATGAACTTTTATAAAACTTGgttgaggttttttttttatggtagaggaggcaaacgagcagacggatcacctgatggtaagcgattaccgccgcccatggacacctgcaacaccagaggggttgtaagtgcgttgccggcctttgagatgggagtacgctcttttcttgaaggtttgaaggtcgtatcggtccggaaataccgcaggcgacagttgaAATAGGTAGGTTTGTATTAAATAGGCACATTAGTtataaaacacaatttaaataaatttggccCCTCAAATACTCGTGTAAACTTAGGTCATACAGCTTTAGGTACAGCTTTACAGTGCCGTAGTCTGTAGGTATGAGAACCATGGTCAACGCGTGTTAAATTAAGTACAAGTGTTTTCTAGAAGGGcattttttattactgtattTACCACCCCAATATTTATCCTAATTGGTGTAAATACCCCTGACAGTTTATCGTGAACACcatttactattatttttattgcgtCAAAATTAAACGTTCGAGCGTACTATCTCAATTCAAAGAAAAAGTACGAGTTAGAACAACGATTTATTCCGGATTTAATGCCTCACGACCCTCCCCCGGCTGCGGCTCGCGAGCTTAAGGCTGTTATTATCGCACAAACATAGAACAATATGCGATTTCATACCCCGCTTAATTGCTGGGGCGATAAGAAACTTGCTGCGACCCACGATAATGCCACAGTAAGAACCACTAATTAATAGTTCCTGACCAACACACCCTGTCTTCAATACAAAATTCCATTAAATCTAATTTGTTGCCGAACACGCACACATTTCACACCTTTATTTACCTTGCGAACGACTAAAGTCTCATCTTCGGCTAGATCTCTTATAATAGTCCCAGAGACAGGAGATGTCTTGTCTTCATCGAACATCAATCTTCGCACCGCTTTGCTCTTTTTCAACGGTTGCGCAGGTTTTCCAGATTTTTTCGGACGTTCTTCAACATCTTTGACTTCAACAACTTCCGGAGAACTTCTTTCGCTTTTAGTTGGTGTTTCGTTTTCAACCGGCAAACAAGTTTTAAGTTCTTCGAAGAATTGTTTGGTAAATTTAAGCTTTTTTGCCTCCGGACTATCGCTGTCATTTGAGTTTTCATCGTCAACTTTTCTTTTCTCTGGTTTAGAATCAGTTTCCTCTTTGGCATCATTGTCCTCGAAATGTCTGAATATTTTAGGTGATTTAGGGTGTTTGGTTTCGTCTGGAGATTTTCTTTTTTGGGCTGGCGGAGGTGTGCAAGGAGGTGTAATAGGGATAGTAGATTTAAGGGATAGGTCAAGCGGGACGAGCGGTTCATTGTAATAGGCTAAATATTGTTGGAGGAGAGTCGGATGCTGCTGAGGGATCAGGTCGTGGAGATAGTTGGTGGATATTCGGACTGGTGGTGCAGCATACTGTTGGTAGAATCTTGAAGTCGACAACCGGTGAAAATTTGGTAACGTGGCTTCCATATTACTTAGAGAAAGTCTTCGCAAAAGCAGGAAACATTTTCCGCctccatttatatattttatctgtaacaaaacaaaataatgttgtGACAATTTGACAAAGCAGCTATAATAAAGTGAAGTGCAATATTGTGAGAGGCAGCGAGGGTTGAACGCCGACGTTGATTCAACGACACTACAACGTTCATTTGTTTGATTGCGCTACACTTATTTACTGGATTGGTCTGTTACCGCTAACAGTGTGATAGTTGGTTTGAAATGGCAGACTAAAGGTTTTcttgtagtacagtcagcgtcaaatactttgtagcaaccaaagtagccaaatagttcggtacaacATATATTtggtatggtgtaccgaactatttggccactttgactgctgcaaagtatttgacgctgactgtacaagtgaagtataagtattttagttacttAGCAAACCAGCACCTCCAGTTTTTGAGAAATGTTTATCATAGTTAGCACTTCCCATTTGCGCAAATAGAGCTACCATTTGCGATaagtattacaaaaaataagtcAAAGTGTATTACTacatgttttttatatattgaaatcagatactgaataaataattttggtaTCCTATATGCCTCTTGTAAATGTTGTAAGCATAATTGAATAAGAAAGGTAgcataaatcaaatcaaatcccaAGCGACAAACCGCAGCAACATTCGGTCCTCAAATCCGCATCACCGACAAAGCGGGGGTAAATAGTTTACCCACGTACCTAATTACTGTCGTCGAGTCTCCCACGCTCACCCTTCGAGGGAGAAACCCTAGTTCTATTGTGTAATGAAATAGCATGAATTTTTATGAGACAAGATTTTGGTGTTTGCGAAATTTATTAAGTGTCTGGGGTATGGTTTGTGCTTGTTGAATTTACATTTAAGTTAGGTAGGAAATTTGATCTATTTTACCAGTCATATTTAAAGTCAAATTAGTGCCGAAAACCGGCCGGAACGGCGGTAAAGTTATAGATAAACATATTTCGGCATACCTAGCTAATTCCTTTTCCAACTACAACAATTTAGGCCGTTTGTTATGAAAGCTTGCAACgtctaattttttattttattttttttatttaattaattcacTGCGCGTAGCCGTATGCCTCAGGCTAGGTTTGAAAGCCTGCGAGCCACACGCTTGCTCCCGCTGTGGAAGCCTTGTTGACGCTTATGGGCACCACGGACTCCACTGCCAGTCAAGCGCCGGCCGATTTTATAGACACTCGGCCCTAAACGACCTAATCCGCAGAGCACTCGGTACCGTCTCCATACCAGCAACCCTGGAGCCAGTTGGTTTATCAGCGGCAGATGGCAAAAGGCCCGACGGCTGCTCGCTCGTACCTTGGTTCCTGGGGCGGCCCCTGGCGTGGGATGTAACATGCGTTGATACGCTGGCCCCATCTCATGTCCGGCGCTCTGCCAGGAAGCCGGGGACGGCAGCAGACGACGCCCAAATTGCCAAGTGtcgcaaatatgcatttttaaaaagtaattatgtatttgcgGCACTTGCGATTGAAACTTTCGGTCCTTGGTCGTCCGACACCAAGAAACTAGTAAAAGAAATTTCTACTAAACTAGTCTGGGTGTCTGGCGACCTACGAGCTGGCGCTTTTTTCGCACAAAAACTTAGCCTCACTGTGCAGAGAGGGAACGCGGCCAGTGTcctgggaacaatgcctcaggctaatttaggcttagttttttgataatatagctattgtaattgattatgtaaatatatattttaaataaagttaaaatgtataaaatagctatataaatttataaatgatggtattttaatttattattgggaaacaaacagcgaaaaataatacatatgtttaaacaaatatagaatacacacaagccataacagtttccacttatagaaTAATAACATTCTTTGCTGCTCAAACCAGACTTATACAATTTGGTttcacttctatgaaattgtaaAGTAGGTTTAGGTAAGATTAttaaactttaacaacagaaaagAAAGACGCAATACCTTGCTTATACTAAATTTACATGCAGCTCATTATCTTAGagaatacaaatacatacaaacggAATCTTTTATGTGACGAGCTCCAGGTAAAATCTTGTATGTTCCTATTAGATTTTGTCAAAACTAAGTCTGAATCGACTTGGCCGCATCATAGCCTCGTGCGTGACAACTAGGTATGAAAATTTGCTAGTTTAAAACTCTCTCAAGTTGACAAAAAGTTATAAGTAACTTGATTGGGGCATATGTACTATCTGTAGGACGCTGGTTGTCAGGAGGATAGATACTTGATGTAGATACTAGATAATGTTATGGTAATTCTGAAATTTTTCCACGATATCGAATatataactttaataaactattttgtgcgaggtacttattataaatgtaacaaGACGCCTTATATTATAATGTCTTCAACAGtaatataaaattcaaataCATTATTCAATTTGAAATATCTAAATTAGTTTGGAGTATTTCGAGGGCGGGACCGCTGGTCGAGGCGGGGCCAATTCGGTAGGTATAATTACGGGGTAAGGCGCTATGCCCAAATTATACAGCCACGGCTATTTACTCAGGATTCAGGATTTGTCTTTGGCGTTTTGTCGCCTTTGGTCAGTGGAAGGTGATGGAGGTGGGAaaggccgatttttatttttggcggattttttttcgtcagatgttaataaaatttggtttgAAGAGCCCTCATTCAGGGTGGAATAATAAACACGAAATCCCGATATGGAACAAAAAAGTAGATAGGTTTCGTAACTCAGGGGAAGATATTTTAGGACATATGGTGAAATTGCACTTATATTGTACAATGTATATAATAGGAAACAATCTAGGTACATACCATGTTTTTCGAGTTCTGCCCAAAAAAACGACAACGATTTAAAAATCGTCCTTTATGTCTTTTAGGGAGAGTACTGGTTATATAAATGCGCATACCTATtcatttttacgaaaaaatgtataagtatgCATGTATGTACCTAAccagtttctttaaaaaaaaatcactttcatcaattttgtattatttcttaatatttgtgttatttctactccGAATCACGAGCTTTTTCGATCCcaatagtataaaaaatgtcccaatattttttcctattgtgttaccatttccccatatactttgtatggtggtaacaaaaaggaaattttgaaaaatgtatggaaattttgagATACTTTTTActcctataaggatgaaaaaGACTTGCaatcctgactagaaataacaatgtggcaaaaaataaagaaacgtTCTCGTATACTTTTTTCAGCTGATgtgaaaagtttttttgaatCCGTGCAACGTGAGCAACGAATAGTTCGGAGGATTTTTTCAGCTGCCTATTCCGTTACAATTCTCCTTgcatttattaaatacaaaatttaggTATAAGTATCGTAGGTTAAAGTTGTTTCTATAATTATTTTACCTACAATTATTTATAACgttttaaattaggtacctaagcgtgaacttaaataaatttgtaaCTTATTTACCAATAATATCAACAATATCCTTagatgacaaccaaaactcgCTAATTGCtagaaacaaaaatacataaatatgaaCCTTGTTTTACTCTCCGACGAAATTAATTtcttaatattgtataataccTATTCTAAACGTTtctactttaaattaaatatcagaaCAGAAATATAACCAGTAAAaccaattatttaattttctcgATCCTACACTAATAATCATTTATTCAATAACGTCCACTTACATAACACTACCCGTTATCTGATAGAAAATTCAACATCTATTGCGTAATCACCAGTTATACAGTGTAATTGCCGCTGTTACCTATCCTTATGAATATCTTATGTAAATACActttaagtaatatttactTTCGGCCGAAGACCGTCAATTATGAAAATCCAAGTGTTAAAAGCGTTACCACGGGGCGTGCATTTTAAAACTCTGGCTCAATTCTTAATCTGTCTAAATCCAGTTTAAGGCTGATCTCTAATTACGCATAGTAATTATGGAATTTGGTGTTTCCTTTACAATGGTGTTCCGAAGCGAAATGCTCAGCAATGATGAGAATATTCCTGATTGCGCTACTTTGCCGTCATTATGACCTGATTGAGGTGTGAATAATTTATCAAATGCCACGAttatctattatattatttgtaattaGTAGACAATTTTGTTGAAGTTAAAtgtgttattaataaaattgttatttttataaaacacaCCATAGAACTTTTAAGGGGCATTCATTAcgagtacaagcttttatttaacttgctatatttttgttatttttagtgcctaatcttggaagctaaatatgatccacttcccgatttccgattgagttgAGATTTTGCATACATAGGTAAATCGGAtgtcaatgcaatattatgatgacatggagctgatctgatgatggaaacaggaggtggccatgggaactctgtgataaatcaacgcaaaataattgtgtttggagtttttagaattgtagTAGGTAGtattaaaacactttattgtacaaaaagaaacataaaacggGAAAggacacacatcatttgtacgaaggcgaacttatccctttcagggttctgttccagttaacctttgagcaattgaggaagaattggagaacggtagacatcaaaattaaaacggcataaaagaaaatatctaatttcctaaaagataggtaaacctataagtcctataacctacaatgcaatatacaatatatacaatatataattatttattataattgtctCGATCCTATTAattgcccgtggaaagaaaagtacagccagCGATAAA of the Cydia pomonella isolate Wapato2018A chromosome 19, ilCydPomo1, whole genome shotgun sequence genome contains:
- the LOC133528288 gene encoding MDS1 and EVI1 complex locus protein EVI1-A-like isoform X1 — its product is MEATLPNFHRLSTSRFYQQYAAPPVRISTNYLHDLIPQQHPTLLQQYLAYYNEPLVPLDLSLKSTIPITPPCTPPPAQKRKSPDETKHPKSPKIFRHFEDNDAKEETDSKPEKRKVDDENSNDSDSPEAKKLKFTKQFFEELKTCLPVENETPTKSERSSPEVVEVKDVEERPKKSGKPAQPLKKSKAVRRLMFDEDKTSPVSGTIIRDLAEDETLVVRKGDIDPAFNVVEVTEEAKALIASIENRLGRYICRLCRRLYGDAFALAQHRCSRIVHIEYRCPECDKVFNCPANLASHRRWHKPRVPGAAKRREPPTSEPGRFPCQQCGKLFRRQAYLRKHMLAHEQPEEKEPSAFKQVRSEFPAAYQPQEARDNNFNTFWNKIPAPAQDFNWERRCASSCSSEDSRSLDVTGSEDEDGGGDG
- the LOC133528288 gene encoding MDS1 and EVI1 complex locus protein EVI1-A-like isoform X2 yields the protein MEATLPNFHRLSTSRFYQQYAAPPVRISTNYLHDLIPQQHPTLLQQYLAYYNEPLVPLDLSLKSTIPITPPCTPPPAQKRKSPDETKHPKSPKIFRHFEDNDAKEETDSKPEKRKVDDENSNDSDSPEAKKLKFTKQFFEELKTCLPVENETPTKSERSSPEVVEVKDVEERPKKSGKPAQPLKKSKAVRRLMFDEDKTSPVSGTIIRDLAEDETLVVRKGDIDPAFNVVEVTEEAKALIASIENRLGRYICRLCRRLYGDAFALAQHRCSRIVHIEYRCPECDKVFNCPANLASHRRWHKPRVPGAAKRREPPTSEPGRFPCQQCGKLFRRQAYLRKHMLAHEQPEEKEPSAFKQVRSEFPAAYQPEARDNNFNTFWNKIPAPAQDFNWERRCASSCSSEDSRSLDVTGSEDEDGGGDG